In one window of Phalacrocorax aristotelis chromosome W, bGulAri2.1, whole genome shotgun sequence DNA:
- the UBXN6 gene encoding UBX domain-containing protein 6 isoform X3, with translation MGQHPARRLQLWVPKEKPKAEAAPKPRQAPTDEAQMAAAAALARMELRPKAKLPSSQEAIKNQVRRELMAEAAASEKGLSAEEEDLSSLDQEGAAALSVSGVYFICPLTGAVVKKDKKEKHIREAIQACFSVDPVAASIMEIHTFNKDWEKVRVGVETMAKYLDNIYLHPEEEKYRKIKLQNKVFQERISCLEGIHRFFQAIGFETKTLPVPGQETTEEYYVLKEEMLTKLENLKDYKEQLLSSKPVRAQLDRQLCIFKPSPEAPRFELPNDFYNLTVEEIKREQRLRTEAVEKALMLRTRAMREKEEQREMQKYNYTLLRVQFPDGYILQGTFYARELVSVLYNFVREALRNDWLPFELWGPGGLKLTDENLAFNECGLVPSALLTLAWDAAVMADIQASGEEQPASSLKPEVLSRVQTLT, from the exons GGTCCCCAAGGAGAAGCCGAAAGCCGAAGCAGCGCCAAAGCCTCGCCAGGCACCGACGGATGAAGCGCAGAtggcggcggctgcggcgctGGCCCGGATGGAGCTGAGGCCCAAGGCCAAGCTGCCTTCCTCCCAGGAGGCCATCAAGAACCAGG TGAGAAGAGAGCTGATGGCTGAGGCAGCTGCCAGCGAGAAGGGGCTCTCTGCGGAGGAAGAG GACCTCAGCTCGCTGGACCAGGAAGGGGCTGCTGCCCTCTCCGTTTCAGGGGTCTATTTCATTTGCCCGTTGACTGGTGCTGTTgtaaagaaagacaaaaaggaaaagcacatcAGAGAAGCCATCCAGGCG TGTTTCTCCGTAGACCCGGTGGCTGCCTCGATCATGGAGATTCACACCTTCAATAAGGACTGGGAGAAAGTACGCGTGGGCGTGGAGACCATGGCCAA ATACTTGGATAATATCTATCTCCATCCAGAGGAGGAGAAGTACCGGAAAATCAAACTGCAGAACAAAGTGTTCCAG gaaaggaTAAGCTGCCTGGAAGGGATACACAGATTTTTCCAGGCTATCGGGTTTGAGACAAAAACACTGCCTGTTCCAGGACAAG AGACCACGGAGGAGTACTATGTATTGAAGGAAGAGATGCTGACCAAGTTGGAGAACCTCAAGGACTACAAAGAACAGCTTTTAAgctccaagcctgtcagagCCCAGCTGGATCGCCAGCTCTGCATATTTAAACCATCGCCTGAAGCCCCTCGGTTTGAGCTGCCAAATGACTTTTACAACCTCACTGTGGAAGAGATCAAACGAGAGCAACGGCTCCG GACAGAAGCAGTGGAGAAGGCTTTGATGCTGAGGACAAGAGCCATGCGAGAGAAAGAAGAGCAAAGGGAAATGCAGAAGTACAACTACACCCTGTTGCGAGTCCAGTTTCCCGATGGATACATCCTCCAAG GGACTTTTTATGCACGAGAATTGGTATCTGTGCTCTACAACTTTGTGAGAGAGGCACTCAGGAATGACTGGCTGCCCTTTGAGCTGTGGGGACCTGGAGGTCTCAAACTGACTGATGAGAACTTGGCCTTCAACGAATGTGGGCTg GTGCCCTCAGCCCTCCTGACGCTCGCCTGGGACGCAGCAGTCATGGCAGACATTCAGGCATCAGGCGAGGAGCAGCCAGCAAGCTCCCTGAAACCAGAAGTTCTCTCTAGAGTCCAGACACTGACATGA
- the UBXN6 gene encoding UBX domain-containing protein 6 isoform X2, with translation MRKFFQEIKADLKFKTAGPGQKLSEPSRVPKEKPKAEAAPKPRQAPTDEAQMAAAAALARMELRPKAKLPSSQEAIKNQVRRELMAEAAASEKGLSAEEEDLSSLDQEGAAALSVSGVYFICPLTGAVVKKDKKEKHIREAIQACFSVDPVAASIMEIHTFNKDWEKVRVGVETMAKYLDNIYLHPEEEKYRKIKLQNKVFQERISCLEGIHRFFQAIGFETKTLPVPGQETTEEYYVLKEEMLTKLENLKDYKEQLLSSKPVRAQLDRQLCIFKPSPEAPRFELPNDFYNLTVEEIKREQRLRTEAVEKALMLRTRAMREKEEQREMQKYNYTLLRVQFPDGYILQGTFYARELVSVLYNFVREALRNDWLPFELWGPGGLKLTDENLAFNECGLVPSALLTLAWDAAVMADIQASGEEQPASSLKPEVLSRVQTLT, from the exons GGTCCCCAAGGAGAAGCCGAAAGCCGAAGCAGCGCCAAAGCCTCGCCAGGCACCGACGGATGAAGCGCAGAtggcggcggctgcggcgctGGCCCGGATGGAGCTGAGGCCCAAGGCCAAGCTGCCTTCCTCCCAGGAGGCCATCAAGAACCAGG TGAGAAGAGAGCTGATGGCTGAGGCAGCTGCCAGCGAGAAGGGGCTCTCTGCGGAGGAAGAG GACCTCAGCTCGCTGGACCAGGAAGGGGCTGCTGCCCTCTCCGTTTCAGGGGTCTATTTCATTTGCCCGTTGACTGGTGCTGTTgtaaagaaagacaaaaaggaaaagcacatcAGAGAAGCCATCCAGGCG TGTTTCTCCGTAGACCCGGTGGCTGCCTCGATCATGGAGATTCACACCTTCAATAAGGACTGGGAGAAAGTACGCGTGGGCGTGGAGACCATGGCCAA ATACTTGGATAATATCTATCTCCATCCAGAGGAGGAGAAGTACCGGAAAATCAAACTGCAGAACAAAGTGTTCCAG gaaaggaTAAGCTGCCTGGAAGGGATACACAGATTTTTCCAGGCTATCGGGTTTGAGACAAAAACACTGCCTGTTCCAGGACAAG AGACCACGGAGGAGTACTATGTATTGAAGGAAGAGATGCTGACCAAGTTGGAGAACCTCAAGGACTACAAAGAACAGCTTTTAAgctccaagcctgtcagagCCCAGCTGGATCGCCAGCTCTGCATATTTAAACCATCGCCTGAAGCCCCTCGGTTTGAGCTGCCAAATGACTTTTACAACCTCACTGTGGAAGAGATCAAACGAGAGCAACGGCTCCG GACAGAAGCAGTGGAGAAGGCTTTGATGCTGAGGACAAGAGCCATGCGAGAGAAAGAAGAGCAAAGGGAAATGCAGAAGTACAACTACACCCTGTTGCGAGTCCAGTTTCCCGATGGATACATCCTCCAAG GGACTTTTTATGCACGAGAATTGGTATCTGTGCTCTACAACTTTGTGAGAGAGGCACTCAGGAATGACTGGCTGCCCTTTGAGCTGTGGGGACCTGGAGGTCTCAAACTGACTGATGAGAACTTGGCCTTCAACGAATGTGGGCTg GTGCCCTCAGCCCTCCTGACGCTCGCCTGGGACGCAGCAGTCATGGCAGACATTCAGGCATCAGGCGAGGAGCAGCCAGCAAGCTCCCTGAAACCAGAAGTTCTCTCTAGAGTCCAGACACTGACATGA